A genomic stretch from Ooceraea biroi isolate clonal line C1 chromosome 3, Obir_v5.4, whole genome shotgun sequence includes:
- the LOC113561657 gene encoding uncharacterized protein LOC113561657, with amino-acid sequence MIKPDAVPTIFNSSLKANYNIHDTNEEMQPQNTCNENENIIIEASSTYCEEERAESICKESIPETTTQGTTIMGHLSNKSTQKKHRQNIQRIRSKLNKLITFKNQ; translated from the exons ATGATAAAACCTGATGCTGTACcaacaatatttaattcatcattaaaagcaaactataatatacatgatacg aaTGAGGAGATGCAGCCGCAAAATACATgcaatgaaaatgaaaatattataatagaagcATCCAGTACATATTGTGAGGAAGAACGTGCAGAATCTATCTGCAAAGAATCAATTCCGGAAACAACTACACAAGGAACAACAATCATGGGTCATTTATCAAACAAGTCTACTCAGAAAAAACATCGTCAAAACATACAACGCATTCGAagcaaattgaataaattgataacttttaagaatcaataa
- the LOC105287118 gene encoding uncharacterized protein LOC105287118: MAHLDNFVDRQHQLFGVISRAVENLKKLGASKTNRDNVQSRIEALKANWEKFQSNHESTFRSSTSEDRKLPYFRDDIYAQCEEEFMSAYGSMLNTLENFDPTATHNTSSADASLNAATVSRSRRLPRIDVPKFYGEYSQWPHFRDLFVSIIIENSDVSAVKKLHYLKMSLSGDPAQHLKNIAISGDNFTRAWTSLVERYNNKRILINAQLSSLFTIRKVKTENPADLKRLIGDLKESLGALKTLGCPVRQWDLIIIFMMVRKLDSESLKEWEKNLGAQPTPPSFAEFETFLVNRLCTLEALENSLPRKQPNSSNPSRTSLSARAHTAAAREQKCALCSAEHYISSCPNYPEKTTDQRREVVTSKGLCFNCLGPHPIKTCRNSKRCRTCRNHHHTTLHPQTSDLHSAATPSTSPPANFASVSSAHARVLPESHGAPLRETEQGSPVRSHLASRAPTLLAIALVNVLSRRTEPVLLRALLDQGSEVSFISESAVQLLKLPRRCVSTPIIGIRARRNSVSNGSVSLTLRSRINPTISLDLEVLVLPQLTALLPTAQLEHRQWSHLQDLSLADPNFTSPGKIDLLLGADIYAQILEKGLRRGEVGTPIAQKTSLG, encoded by the coding sequence ATGGCTCATCTTGACAACTTCGTCGACCGTCAGCATCAACTCTTCGGCGTGATCTCACGCGCAGTCGAAAATTTAAAGAAGCTCGGCGCCTCCAAAACTAATCGCGACAATGTGCAAAGTCGCATTGAAGCCTTGAAGGCGAACTGGGAAAAGTTCCAATCTAATCATGAAAGCACCTTTCGATCAAGCACGTCCGAAGACCGAAAGCTACCGTATTTCCGGGACGATATTTATGCGCAATGTGAGGAAGAATTTATGAGCGCGTACGGCTCGATGCTCAACACACTCGAGAACTTCGATCCGACGGCGACTCACAATACGTCTTCCGCCGACGCTTCACTCAACGCCGCTACCGTTTCGCGATCTCGACGACTGCCTCGCATCGATGTGCCGAAATTCTACGGCGAGTACTCGCAATGGCCTCATTTCCGGGATCTGTTTGTCTctatcattattgaaaattccGACGTATCAGCggttaaaaaattacattacttGAAAATGAGTCTGTCAGGCGATCCTGCTCAACATCTGAAGAACATCGCGATCTCGGGCGATAACTTTACACGCGCTTGGACAAGTCTTGTAGAGCGCTACAATAACAAACGCATTCTCATCAACGCTCAACTATCTTCGTTATTTACAATTCGCAAGGTCAAAACGGAGAATCCCGCCGATCTCAAAAGGCTAATAGGCGATCTAAAGGAATCGCTCGGAGCTCTCAAAACCCTGGGATGCCCGGTCCGTCAATGGGACCTCATCATTATCTTTATGATGGTCCGGAAGCTCGATTCCGAATCTCTAAAGGAGTGGGAAAAAAATCTTGGCGCACAACCAACCCCCCCATCCTTCGCGGAATTCGAAACGTTCCTAGTGAATCGTCTCTGCACTCTTGAAGCGCTCGAAAATTCGCTACCGCGAAAACAACCGAACAGCTCAAATCCCTCTCGGACCTCGCTGAGCGCACGTGCCCATACAGCCGCCGCCAGGGAACAAAAGTGCGCGTTGTGCTCCGCGGAACATTATATCTCATCGTGTCCGAACTACCCTGAGAAGACAACGGATCAACGCCGGGAGGTCGTCACCTCGAAAGGTCTGTGCTTCAATTGCCTAGGGCCGCATCCGATCAAGACGTGTCGGAATTCAAAGCGCTGCCGCACTTGTCGCAATCACCATCATACGACTCTACACCCGCAAACCTCCGACCTGCACTCTGCCGCGACACCCTCGACCTCGCCTCCGGCGAACTTCGCGTCAGTGTCTTCGGCTCACGCCCGTGTGCTACCAGAAAGCCATGGGGCCCCCCTGCGCGAAACTGAACAAGGTTCTCCCGTAAGATCACACCTCGCTAGTCGCGCTCCGACCCTGCTTGCGATCGCGCTTGTGAACGTTCTCTCTCGAAGAACTGAACCGGTTTTACTTCGCGCTTTACTTGACCAGGGCTCGGAAGTGTCGTTTATATCTGAATCCGCCGTTCAACTCTTAAAGCTCCCGCGCCGCTGTGTTTCAACTCCAATCATCGGCATCAGAGCCCGACGCAACAGCGTTTCCAACGGCTCGGTATCTCTCACTCTCAGATCCCGGATAAATCCGACGATATCGCTCGACCTCGAGGTTCTAGTACTCCCGCAACTTACGGCTCTGCTGCCTACCGCTCAACTCGAACATCGGCAATGGTCGCATCTGCAAGATCTCTCGCTAGCGGATCCAAACTTTACGTCTCCTGGAAAAATCGACTTGCTCCTCGGAGCAGATATTTACGCTCAAATATTAGAAAAGGGCCTCCGCCGCGGAGAAGTTGGAACGCCCATCGCTCAAAAGACGTCCCTCGGATAG